The following are encoded together in the Panthera leo isolate Ple1 chromosome B4, P.leo_Ple1_pat1.1, whole genome shotgun sequence genome:
- the SMUG1 gene encoding single-strand selective monofunctional uracil DNA glycosylase, which translates to MALPQAYPLGPLHEPASALMELQPCPQNLAEGFLEEELRLSSELSQLRFSEPVGIIYNPVEYAWEPHRSYVIRYCQGPKEVLFLGMNPGPFGMAQTGVPFGEVNVVRDWLGIGGHVLTPPQEHPKRPVLGLECPQSEVSGARFWGLFRKLCGQPEVFFRHCFVHNLCPLLFLTPSGRNVTPAELPAEQREQLLGACDAALRRQVQLLGVQLVVGVGRLAEQRARRALAGLMPVVRVEGLLHPSPRSPQANRGWEAVAKERLNELGLLPLLMK; encoded by the exons ATGGCTTTGCCCCAGGCTTATCCACTGGGGCCCCTCCATGAACCTGCAAGTGCCCTAATGGAGCTCCAGCCTTGCCCTCAAAACTTGGctgaaggcttcctggaggaggagcttCGGCTCAGCTCTGAACTGAGCCAGCTGCGGTTCTCAGAGCCCGTGGGCATCATCTACAATCCTGTGGAGTATGCGTGGGAGCCACACCGTAGCTATGTGATCCGCTACTGCCAGGGCCCCAAGGAAGTGCTGTTCCTGGGCATGAACCCAGGACCCTTTGGCATGGCCCAGACTGGG GTGCCCTTTGGGGAAGTGAACGTAGTCCGGGACTGGTTGGGCATCGGGGGGCATGTGTTGACCCCTCCCCAAGAGCACCCTAAGCGACCAGTGCTGGGACTGGAGTGCCCTCAGTCAGAGGTGAGCGGTGCCCGGTTCTGGGGCCTTTTCCGGAAACTGTGTGGACAGCCTGAAGTCTTCTTCCGTCACTGTTTTGTCCACAATCTGTGTCCTCTGCTCTTCCTGACCCCCAGTGGGCGCAACGTCACTCCCGCGGAGCTACCTGCCGAGCAGCGAGAACAGCTTCTTGGGGCCTGTGACGCGGCCCTCCGCCGGCAGGTGCAGCTGCTGGGGGTGCAGCTGGTGGTGGGAGTGGGGCGGCTGGCAGAGCAGCGGGCACGGCGGGCTCTGGCAGGCCTGATGCCTGTGGTCCGGGTGGAGGGGCTCCTGCACCCCTCACCTCGTAGCCCTCAAGCCAACAGGGGCTGGGAGGCTGTGGCCAAGGAGAGACTGAATGAGCTGGGGCTGCTGCCGCTGCTAATGAAATAA